From the Daphnia magna isolate NIES linkage group LG3, ASM2063170v1.1, whole genome shotgun sequence genome, one window contains:
- the LOC116919718 gene encoding uncharacterized protein LOC116919718, whose amino-acid sequence MAYSLATSSFISALNRFQNRRRVPASYHSDNGTNFVGAERELAECLENLNQHAILRHLGRQPSKWVFNPPAAPHFGGSGERMVRAAKIALRSVLGKQRLTDEILLTALTLIENILNSRKLIPVSEDPNDPECLTPNHLLLGRATPNLPPDVFTEDDLSAKERWRIAQAVTEQFWRRWMKEILPSLTEREKWLWAQLHARYSFVKYILNVATENKNVSRDTTHIPKFDGSNFHTWKFGLMLLLRNNELQQIVLDEEKLPAEIKNTENVVTSNTDIKLWLQRDTLPSNYIYATVTDRMREYLIYCETSAAMWTRLSTRFTLRTIANKGQLWSQFYEYQFNQSQDMLANITSVESLVRQLKDLEETVTEAQTTNKVVSILPSQFQHFRVVWDTYKEYEQTMELLTFRLLAEERRMETAKRETPDISKPAEAFTVTHHYRRGNYRGGRHSSNNRW is encoded by the exons ATGGCTTACTCGTTGGCTACTAGTTCCTTCATCTCTGCGCTCAATCGCTTCCAAAATCGTCGTAGAGTTCCTGCGTCCTATCATAGTGACAACGGGACCAACTTTGTCGGAGCAGAGAGGGAGTTAGCCGAATGTCTAGAAAACCTCAATCAACACGCCATCCTACGTCATCTGGGCCGTCAACCATCGAAATGGGTGTTCAATCCACCAGCCGCACCACACTTTGGAGGTAGTGGGGAAAGAATGGTTCGAGCAGCAAAGATTGCACTGCGATCCGTCTTGGGAAAACAACGCCTCACAGACGAAATCCTGTTGACCGCCCTCACACTAATAGAGAACATCCTTAACAGCCGCAAGCTTATCCCGGTAAGTGAAGACCCGAATGATCCGGAATGCTTGACCCCAAATCATTTACTTCTTGGCCGTGCTACTCCTAATCTTCCACCTGACGTCTTTACCGAAGATGATTTATCCGCCAAGGAGAGGTGGCGAATTGCGCAAGCAGTTACAGAACAATTCTGGCGACGCTGGATGAAGGAGATATTACCAAGTCTCACCGAACGTGAAAAATG gttatgggcccagctaCACGCTAGGTATTCTTTTGTCAAATATATTCTCAATGTGGCgaccgaaaacaaaaatgtgtctAGGGATACGACTCACATTCCTAAATTTGATGGGTCAAATTTTCACACATGGAAATTTGGTTTAATGCTATTACTTCGCAATAATGAGCTACAACAAATTGTTCTCGATGAGGAAAAACTACCAGCAGAG ATTAAAAATACTGAAAATGTGGTGACTAGCAATACTGACATAAAACTTTGGCTTCAGCGAGACACACTTCCAAGCAATTATATTTATGCAACGGTCACAGATAGAATGAGGGAGTATCTTATCTATTGTGAAACCTCTGCAGCTATGTGGACCAGACTGTCAACAAGATTCACACTTAGAACCATTGCCAACAAAGGACAACTGTGGTCCCAGTTTTACGAGTATCAATTCAATCAATCTCAAGACATGTTGGCCAATATTACGTCGGTAGAAAGTTTAGTCAGGCAGTTAAAAGATCTAGAAGAAACTGTCACAGAAGCTCAGACTACCAACAAGGTCGTTAGTATCCTGCCATCCCAATTTCAACATTTCAGAGTTGTTTGGGATACATACAAGGAATACGAACAGACTATGGAATTACTCACATTTCGACTACTGGCCGAGGAAAGAAGGATGGAAACTGCAAAACGTGAAACTCCAGACATCAGCAAACCTGCTGAAGCGTTCACTGTCACTCATCATTACCGAAGAGGAAATTATCGTGGTGGTCGTCATAGCTCAAACAACAGGTGGTAA